One Cryptosporangium aurantiacum DNA window includes the following coding sequences:
- a CDS encoding phosphotransferase family protein, with protein MAPSSSLPGLDLDAFSAWAADRLPEHGALTGAELITGGLSNLTFRVVFDAGPLILRRPPRGPVLPSAHDMGREYRVVSGLQDSAVPVARAVAFEPDPAALGAPFYLVSYVVGEVYRRPEQTAELAPDDRAAIGASVIEALARIHEVDLAATGLSDFGPPTGYLQRQVRRWGKQWAASKTRELPVMEELLTKLATDLPTDGETTLVHGDYRLDNMLVRGTDVAAVVDWELSTLGDPLADLALTLLYWADDGSVSSAGGVTAHPGFPTADEFAAAYAARTGRNLELLPLYRAFSEFKLAVILEGVHARYLAGGTVGDGYASAGQGVPLLAERALAGLLNR; from the coding sequence GTGGCTCCGTCATCGTCCTTACCCGGGCTCGACCTCGACGCGTTCTCCGCGTGGGCGGCGGACCGGCTCCCCGAGCACGGCGCGCTCACCGGCGCCGAGCTGATCACCGGAGGTCTCTCGAACCTCACGTTCCGGGTGGTGTTCGACGCCGGTCCGCTGATCCTGCGCCGGCCACCGCGCGGACCCGTGCTGCCCAGCGCACACGACATGGGCCGCGAGTACCGGGTGGTCTCCGGACTCCAGGACAGCGCGGTGCCGGTGGCGCGCGCGGTCGCGTTCGAGCCGGACCCGGCCGCGCTCGGAGCGCCGTTCTACCTGGTCTCGTACGTCGTCGGCGAGGTGTACCGGCGGCCGGAACAAACCGCCGAACTCGCGCCGGACGACCGGGCGGCGATCGGCGCGAGCGTGATCGAGGCACTCGCCCGCATTCACGAGGTCGACCTGGCCGCGACCGGCCTGTCCGACTTCGGCCCGCCGACCGGCTACCTCCAGCGGCAGGTACGCCGGTGGGGTAAGCAGTGGGCGGCGTCCAAGACCAGGGAGCTGCCGGTCATGGAGGAGTTGCTGACCAAGCTCGCCACGGACCTCCCGACCGACGGTGAGACGACGCTCGTTCACGGCGACTACCGGCTCGACAACATGCTCGTCCGGGGCACCGACGTCGCAGCGGTCGTCGACTGGGAGCTCTCCACGCTCGGCGACCCGCTGGCCGACCTCGCGCTGACGCTCCTCTACTGGGCCGACGACGGGTCGGTCTCGTCCGCAGGCGGCGTCACCGCCCACCCCGGGTTCCCGACCGCGGACGAGTTCGCCGCCGCCTACGCGGCGCGCACCGGCCGCAACCTGGAGCTGCTCCCGCTCTACCGGGCGTTCTCCGAGTTCAAGCTCGCGGTGATCCTGGAGGGCGTACACGCCCGGTACCTGGCCGGTGGCACGGTCGGCGACGGCTACGCCTCCGCCGGGC